The proteins below come from a single Parazoarcus communis genomic window:
- a CDS encoding sensor domain-containing diguanylate cyclase — MTQAGQPAAQPNTDDRASTARSHGKAGGAHAPTPSEIAREALLRLATQKIPPTPDNFRELYFQIAGTAAEDAFPARTLKAIAEALPRSTPQALRLARVFEKAVASGQWSVLRQSMLTISGMQASEPKPWTPLIRDLVRELERHHQNITPGRKRDSLEHVLAACADPDQLHLRLHALVRSWNEQTGSEQHAAMPPRDNAPAASADVLGPLLAKLLTGCIAPLANDEELASEANAIAAQVVAPKSPEQVAELAARLDRLIARAAWSGDEQREIREALLNLLRLIVDNVRELIVDDSWLHGQLTLIADTFEQPLDLRLLDEVERRLRKVIDKQSQLKHQLTDAQQKLKSMLAGFIDQLSAFSTSTEHYEVVLTESARRISEAHDIKELSDVVEEVLRETQTTQQSAHRSGEELSRLREQVESANQQIVQLQRELDETSELVRHDPLTGALNRKGLDEALEREIARMRRSGTSLSIALLDVDNFKQINDAHGHVVGDNALRHLARVVKETLRPQDSIARYGGEEFLILLPETEPDQAQIILVRLQRELTRRYFLAQHQHLLITFSAGIACLGDTEDPMNAIERADKAMYAAKRAGKNRVVNSA; from the coding sequence ATGACGCAAGCAGGGCAGCCCGCCGCGCAACCGAATACGGACGATCGAGCTTCGACTGCCCGCAGCCACGGGAAGGCGGGAGGCGCTCACGCGCCAACCCCGTCCGAGATTGCACGGGAAGCCCTGTTGCGACTGGCGACGCAAAAGATCCCGCCGACGCCTGACAACTTCCGCGAACTGTACTTTCAGATCGCCGGCACCGCGGCTGAGGATGCCTTTCCGGCAAGAACACTGAAAGCCATTGCAGAAGCCCTGCCGCGATCCACGCCGCAGGCCTTGCGCCTTGCCCGGGTCTTCGAAAAAGCCGTCGCCAGCGGGCAGTGGTCCGTCCTGCGCCAGTCGATGCTCACCATCAGCGGAATGCAGGCGAGCGAGCCCAAGCCATGGACACCGCTGATCCGGGATCTCGTCCGCGAACTTGAGCGGCATCACCAGAACATCACCCCGGGTCGCAAGCGCGACTCGCTCGAACATGTGCTGGCTGCCTGTGCCGACCCCGACCAGCTTCACCTGCGGCTTCACGCCCTTGTGCGGAGCTGGAACGAACAGACCGGCAGCGAACAGCATGCTGCCATGCCACCCAGGGATAACGCGCCTGCGGCCTCCGCAGACGTACTCGGGCCGCTGCTCGCCAAGCTCCTGACGGGTTGCATTGCCCCGCTCGCAAACGACGAGGAACTCGCTTCCGAAGCCAACGCCATCGCCGCCCAGGTCGTGGCGCCGAAAAGCCCCGAACAGGTCGCCGAGCTTGCAGCGCGCCTCGACCGCCTGATTGCCCGAGCCGCGTGGAGCGGTGATGAACAGCGGGAAATACGCGAGGCGCTGCTCAATCTGCTCAGGCTGATCGTCGACAACGTCCGCGAACTGATCGTCGACGACAGCTGGCTGCACGGGCAACTGACCTTGATTGCGGACACTTTCGAGCAGCCCCTGGACCTGCGACTGCTCGACGAGGTCGAGCGCAGGCTGCGCAAGGTCATCGACAAGCAAAGCCAGCTGAAACACCAGCTGACTGACGCGCAGCAAAAGCTCAAGTCGATGCTGGCCGGCTTCATCGACCAGTTGTCGGCCTTCTCCACGTCCACCGAGCACTATGAGGTTGTGCTGACCGAAAGCGCGCGCCGAATCAGCGAAGCGCACGACATCAAGGAGCTTTCGGACGTCGTCGAGGAAGTGCTGCGCGAAACGCAGACCACGCAACAGTCCGCACACCGCTCGGGCGAAGAGCTCTCGCGCCTGCGCGAACAGGTCGAGTCGGCAAATCAGCAGATCGTCCAGCTGCAGCGCGAACTCGACGAAACCAGCGAGCTTGTCCGCCACGATCCGCTGACCGGCGCACTCAACCGCAAGGGCCTGGATGAAGCCCTCGAGCGCGAAATTGCACGCATGCGCCGTTCCGGCACGTCGCTGAGTATTGCACTGCTGGACGTCGACAACTTCAAGCAGATCAATGACGCACACGGCCATGTGGTGGGCGACAATGCGCTCCGACACCTCGCCCGCGTAGTGAAGGAAACGCTGCGCCCTCAGGATTCGATTGCGCGCTATGGCGGCGAGGAGTTTCTCATCCTGCTGCCGGAAACGGAGCCTGATCAGGCCCAGATCATCCTCGTTCGACTCCAGCGCGAGCTCACGCGCCGCTATTTCCTCGCGCAGCATCAGCATCTGCTGATCACCTTCAGCGCCGGCATCGCCTGTCTTGGCGACACCGAAGACCCCATGAATGCGATCGAACGCGCCGACAAGGCCATGTATGCCGCAAAACGTGCGGGCAAGAACCGGGTCGTGAACT
- a CDS encoding ABC transporter substrate-binding protein, protein MSRLPARIVCLSTETVEVLYALGEADRIVGISGYTVIPPQARKEKPKVFAFTSGDLERILAVSPDLVLCFSDLQADIASALVRAGVPVHVFNQRSVDDILAMIETVGRLVGATGRASALVEELEGLIESTRKRAAANARRPRVYFEEWDDPAISGIRWVSELIDIAGGDDVFGELAACPAARDRILADPMEAARRAPDIIIGSWCGKRFRPEKVAARPGWANVPAVRNGRIHEIKSAVILSPGPVAIREGLPALAQCIAEWSKAAP, encoded by the coding sequence ATGAGCAGATTGCCTGCGCGAATCGTGTGCCTGAGCACAGAGACGGTAGAAGTCCTGTACGCCCTCGGCGAAGCCGACCGCATCGTCGGCATTTCCGGCTACACCGTCATCCCGCCCCAGGCACGAAAGGAGAAACCCAAGGTATTTGCCTTCACCAGCGGTGACCTCGAACGGATTCTGGCGGTCTCACCAGACCTCGTGCTGTGCTTTTCCGATCTGCAGGCGGACATCGCGAGTGCGCTGGTCAGGGCGGGCGTGCCGGTGCATGTATTCAACCAGCGCAGCGTCGATGACATTCTCGCAATGATCGAAACCGTGGGCCGGCTGGTGGGTGCAACAGGCCGGGCCAGCGCACTGGTTGAAGAGCTCGAGGGGCTGATCGAGAGCACCCGCAAACGGGCCGCCGCCAACGCGCGACGCCCGCGGGTGTACTTCGAGGAATGGGACGACCCGGCCATTTCCGGCATTCGCTGGGTATCAGAGCTGATCGACATTGCCGGCGGGGATGATGTATTTGGCGAACTGGCTGCCTGCCCCGCCGCTCGGGACCGCATTCTCGCCGATCCGATGGAGGCGGCCCGCAGGGCACCCGACATCATCATCGGCTCATGGTGCGGGAAGCGCTTTCGCCCGGAGAAAGTCGCGGCCCGCCCTGGCTGGGCGAACGTGCCTGCCGTGCGCAACGGACGGATTCACGAGATAAAATCCGCAGTCATTCTGTCTCCCGGGCCGGTTGCGATCCGCGAAGGCCTGCCCGCCCTGGCGCAGTGCATCGCCGAGTGGTCGAAAGCCGCACCGTGA
- a CDS encoding ATP-grasp domain-containing protein — protein sequence MSLSDEMNNHALDVVILTEDRYLKLDTSEWYEAQIATEDGLVAQALAARGLTVGRVSWSDPAFCWRDTRAALFRSTWDYFHRFAEFSPWLDAAATQTRLLNPAELVRWNLDKRYLRDLSRAGVSVVPTRYADVGEQHTLAAIMDAEGWDEVVFKPVVSGAARLTYRVGRDTLEAHEAVFARCLAAEAMMVQRFEPAVLGEGELSLIVIEGRTTHAIRKTAAAGDFRVQDDHGGTVHAHQPRAEERAFAEAAIAACPSLPLYARVDFVRAGDGGFRLMELELVEPELFFRFHPPAADALADALAQRLKSGD from the coding sequence ATGAGCCTTTCCGACGAAATGAACAATCACGCACTGGACGTGGTGATCCTCACCGAGGACCGCTATCTCAAGCTCGATACATCCGAATGGTATGAGGCGCAGATCGCGACCGAGGACGGGCTTGTCGCGCAGGCGCTCGCCGCACGCGGACTGACGGTCGGGCGCGTGAGCTGGTCCGATCCCGCCTTTTGCTGGCGCGACACCCGCGCCGCGCTGTTTCGCAGCACGTGGGACTACTTTCACCGCTTTGCCGAGTTTTCGCCGTGGCTCGACGCCGCCGCGACGCAAACCAGGCTCCTGAACCCCGCGGAGCTGGTGCGCTGGAATCTGGACAAGCGCTATCTGCGAGACCTGTCCCGTGCAGGCGTGAGCGTGGTCCCGACCCGCTATGCGGATGTCGGCGAGCAGCACACGCTTGCGGCGATCATGGACGCAGAAGGCTGGGACGAGGTCGTGTTCAAGCCCGTGGTGTCGGGTGCGGCGCGGCTGACCTATCGTGTCGGTCGCGATACCCTGGAGGCACATGAAGCGGTGTTTGCACGATGCCTGGCTGCTGAAGCGATGATGGTGCAGCGCTTTGAGCCTGCCGTGCTGGGCGAGGGCGAGCTGTCGCTGATCGTGATCGAGGGACGCACCACCCACGCCATCCGCAAGACGGCCGCAGCCGGAGATTTCAGGGTTCAGGACGATCACGGCGGCACCGTGCATGCGCATCAACCGCGTGCCGAAGAGCGTGCCTTTGCCGAGGCCGCAATCGCCGCGTGTCCGAGTCTGCCACTCTATGCGCGGGTCGATTTCGTGCGTGCGGGTGACGGTGGTTTCCGTCTGATGGAGCTCGAACTGGTCGAGCCTGAGCTGTTCTTCCGCTTCCACCCGCCCGCAGCCGACGCGCTCGCCGATGCCTTGGCGCAGCGCCTTAAGTCGGGGGACTGA
- a CDS encoding ABC transporter substrate-binding protein: MKRSLLLAALLLASHTVMAKDWDQIRFATEGAYPPFNTTAPDGSVQGFDVDIANALCAEMKAKCTWVKQEWDGMIPALMSRKFDAISASMSITAERKKKVDFTDKYYATPLALVAKKGSALKPDLDSLKGKRIGVQRGTVADNFAGRFWADHGVDLVRYAKQEEVYLDLGAGRIDATWVDALEADGGFLTKPAGAEYDFAGSQVFGRNAEEKAVIGEGVGIAIRKRDSDLRDKLNTALKAIRANGTYEEIRKKYFPHDIYGE, from the coding sequence ATGAAGAGAAGCTTGCTGCTGGCGGCTCTGCTGCTGGCCAGCCACACCGTGATGGCCAAGGACTGGGACCAGATCCGCTTCGCCACCGAGGGCGCCTACCCTCCGTTCAACACCACTGCGCCGGACGGCTCCGTACAAGGCTTCGACGTCGACATCGCCAACGCGCTGTGCGCCGAGATGAAGGCAAAATGCACCTGGGTGAAGCAGGAGTGGGACGGCATGATCCCCGCGCTCATGAGCCGAAAGTTCGATGCGATCTCGGCCTCGATGTCGATCACCGCGGAGCGCAAGAAGAAGGTCGATTTCACCGACAAGTATTACGCCACACCGCTCGCGCTGGTGGCGAAGAAGGGCTCGGCCCTGAAACCGGATCTGGACAGCCTCAAGGGTAAGCGCATCGGTGTGCAGCGCGGCACCGTCGCCGACAATTTCGCCGGTCGCTTCTGGGCCGACCACGGCGTGGACCTGGTGCGCTATGCCAAGCAGGAAGAGGTCTACCTCGACCTCGGCGCGGGACGCATCGACGCGACTTGGGTGGACGCGCTGGAGGCCGACGGCGGCTTCCTCACCAAACCCGCCGGGGCGGAATACGATTTCGCCGGCAGCCAGGTCTTCGGGCGTAACGCCGAAGAGAAGGCGGTCATCGGCGAAGGCGTTGGCATTGCCATCCGCAAGCGCGATTCCGATCTGCGCGACAAGCTCAACACGGCGCTGAAGGCGATCCGGGCCAACGGCACCTACGAAGAGATCCGCAAGAAGTATTTCCCGCACGACATCTATGGCGAGTAA
- a CDS encoding ABC transporter permease, with amino-acid sequence MLHGYSSSLLDGAWLTLQVAVLSLVLALVLGLAGASAKLSRIRMLRAPAVLYTTVVRGIPDLVMMLLVFYGGQIGINQITDWLGWDYVDVNPFAAGVATLGFIFGAYFTETFRGAFLAVPAGQLEAGYAYGMSRWQVFRRILFPQMLRHALPGLGNNWQVMQKSTALVSIIGLSDLTWLADQAGRSTQQPFLFYAVVCVFYLAMTAASGVLFRSLERRYSVGVRRVAA; translated from the coding sequence ATGCTGCACGGCTACTCTTCCTCGCTGCTCGACGGTGCCTGGCTCACACTGCAGGTTGCCGTGCTGTCGCTCGTGCTGGCGCTGGTGCTCGGGCTTGCGGGGGCGTCTGCCAAGCTGTCCCGGATCAGGATGCTGCGCGCGCCGGCCGTGCTGTACACGACGGTGGTGCGGGGCATTCCCGATCTGGTGATGATGTTGCTGGTGTTCTATGGCGGGCAGATCGGGATCAACCAGATTACCGACTGGCTGGGCTGGGACTACGTTGACGTCAACCCGTTTGCAGCCGGGGTAGCCACCCTCGGCTTCATCTTCGGCGCCTATTTCACCGAGACCTTTCGCGGTGCCTTTCTTGCGGTGCCGGCGGGTCAGCTCGAGGCCGGCTACGCGTACGGGATGAGCCGCTGGCAGGTGTTCAGGCGCATCCTGTTTCCGCAGATGCTGCGCCACGCGCTGCCCGGCCTCGGCAACAACTGGCAGGTCATGCAGAAGAGCACCGCGCTGGTGTCGATCATCGGCCTCTCGGATCTCACCTGGCTCGCCGATCAGGCTGGCCGCAGCACGCAGCAACCCTTCCTGTTCTATGCGGTGGTGTGTGTCTTCTACCTGGCGATGACAGCGGCCTCGGGCGTGCTCTTCCGTTCGCTCGAACGGCGTTACAGCGTTGGCGTGAGGCGGGTGGCGGCATGA
- a CDS encoding ABC transporter permease: MIEWAVITENLPEYGAGLWLTLQLTVLSLVAGLLLAIPLAVLRTSGPSVVSRLVWAYSYFFRGTPMLVQLLLIYYGLGQFEWVQARWAEGNAFWLIFREPYGCALVTFTLNTCAYTTEILAGALRATPHGEIEAAQACGMSRLTMIRRILVPGALRRAIPAYSNEAIFMLHGTAIASTITLVDLTGAARNAYSQHFAPFEAFIFAGVVYMCVTFALVGLFRLAERRWLGHLQPRKAGSVKA; the protein is encoded by the coding sequence ATGATCGAATGGGCTGTCATCACGGAGAATCTGCCGGAGTACGGTGCGGGCCTGTGGCTCACGCTGCAACTCACGGTGCTCTCGCTTGTGGCCGGCCTGCTGCTGGCCATCCCGCTGGCGGTATTGCGCACCTCGGGTCCGTCTGTCGTTTCCCGCCTGGTGTGGGCCTACAGCTATTTCTTCCGCGGCACGCCGATGCTGGTGCAGCTCCTGCTGATCTACTACGGCCTCGGCCAGTTCGAATGGGTTCAGGCGCGCTGGGCCGAGGGGAACGCCTTCTGGCTGATATTCCGCGAGCCCTATGGTTGCGCGCTGGTGACATTCACGCTCAACACCTGTGCCTACACCACCGAGATTCTCGCGGGTGCGCTGCGTGCCACCCCGCACGGCGAGATCGAGGCGGCACAGGCCTGCGGCATGAGCCGGCTGACGATGATTCGCCGCATTCTCGTTCCGGGCGCCTTGCGCCGGGCGATACCGGCCTACAGCAACGAGGCCATCTTCATGCTGCACGGCACGGCCATCGCTTCCACCATCACCCTGGTCGACCTCACCGGCGCGGCGCGTAACGCCTATTCGCAGCACTTCGCCCCCTTCGAGGCCTTCATCTTCGCCGGCGTGGTCTACATGTGCGTGACCTTCGCCCTCGTCGGCCTGTTCCGGCTTGCCGAGCGGCGCTGGCTGGGTCATCTGCAGCCGCGCAAGGCCGGGTCGGTCAAGGCCTGA
- a CDS encoding ABC transporter ATP-binding protein gives MTQLSVEDLHKRYGDHEVLKGVSLDTEAGDVVSIIGSSGSGKSTFLRCINFLEQPDAGRITVGGEEIRLVPDRNGHLKVADARQLQRLRTRLAMVFQHFNLWAHMTVLENVTEAPVHVLGLTRAEARERAEAYLEKVGIARFRDSYPAHLSGGQQQRVAIARALAMEPAVLLFDEPTSALDPELVGEVLKVMRGLAEEGRTMVVVTHEMGFAREVSSKVMFLHQGLAEEYGPPSEVFDNTRSERLRQFLSGNLK, from the coding sequence ATGACCCAGCTTTCGGTCGAAGACCTTCACAAGCGTTACGGCGACCACGAGGTGCTCAAGGGCGTATCGCTCGACACCGAGGCGGGCGATGTCGTGAGCATCATCGGCTCCTCCGGCTCGGGCAAGAGCACCTTCCTGCGCTGCATCAACTTCCTCGAACAGCCTGACGCCGGGCGCATCACCGTCGGCGGCGAGGAGATCCGTCTGGTGCCCGACCGCAACGGTCACCTCAAGGTGGCTGACGCCAGACAGCTGCAGCGCCTGCGCACGCGGCTGGCGATGGTGTTCCAGCATTTCAACCTGTGGGCGCACATGACGGTGCTCGAGAATGTCACCGAAGCCCCGGTGCATGTCCTCGGCCTCACCCGGGCCGAAGCGCGCGAGCGCGCCGAAGCCTATCTGGAGAAGGTCGGTATTGCCCGCTTCAGGGACAGCTATCCGGCCCATCTGTCGGGCGGTCAGCAGCAACGCGTGGCGATTGCCCGTGCACTGGCCATGGAGCCCGCCGTGCTGCTGTTCGACGAGCCCACCTCGGCGCTCGATCCCGAACTCGTGGGCGAGGTGCTGAAGGTCATGCGCGGCCTTGCCGAAGAAGGTCGCACGATGGTGGTGGTGACCCACGAAATGGGGTTTGCGCGCGAGGTTTCGAGCAAGGTGATGTTCCTGCATCAGGGGCTCGCCGAAGAGTACGGCCCGCCGTCCGAGGTGTTCGACAACACGCGCAGCGAACGCCTGCGTCAGTTCCTGTCGGGCAATCTCAAGTAG
- a CDS encoding DUF2894 domain-containing protein — MGDAGQSGTAAGKLPGHIAPDAMIDALRARGAEGFDPVGWRFIEAMARRMADHRGAPRRILERRLTEIVSAFGERFERASLSAQDALTRGMEAFPQDADALQQHADTGDFAGLHRALASLQTTDIAGPLTALLDHIGAQAAGGQTSDLVPGNPAATNAQGELKSMRYFRSTWSKLSVDKQLSHSLAQAPENAGPLNSHFLVLQSLTLMRDIAPDYLKQFMSYVDALLWLDQADSSRNPAPKGPARGEREKKRKPARGKPA; from the coding sequence ATGGGTGACGCCGGGCAATCCGGTACCGCGGCAGGCAAGCTGCCAGGTCACATCGCCCCCGACGCGATGATCGACGCCTTGCGTGCGCGCGGCGCGGAGGGCTTCGACCCCGTCGGCTGGCGCTTCATCGAGGCCATGGCGCGACGGATGGCAGACCATCGCGGCGCCCCCCGTCGCATCCTTGAGCGCAGGCTGACGGAGATTGTGTCCGCATTCGGCGAACGCTTCGAGCGTGCCAGCCTGTCGGCGCAGGACGCCCTCACCCGTGGCATGGAGGCGTTTCCGCAGGACGCCGATGCATTGCAACAGCACGCCGACACCGGCGACTTCGCGGGCCTGCATCGTGCGCTCGCAAGCCTGCAGACAACGGACATCGCGGGGCCGCTGACAGCCCTCCTCGACCATATCGGTGCGCAAGCTGCAGGCGGGCAGACCAGCGACCTCGTGCCTGGCAACCCGGCAGCGACCAACGCGCAAGGCGAACTGAAGTCGATGCGCTACTTCCGCAGCACCTGGTCGAAACTCAGCGTCGACAAGCAGCTGTCGCACTCGCTGGCGCAGGCGCCCGAGAACGCCGGCCCGCTGAACTCGCATTTCCTCGTGCTGCAGTCGCTCACCCTGATGCGCGACATCGCACCGGACTACCTCAAACAGTTCATGTCCTACGTCGACGCCCTGCTCTGGCTGGATCAGGCAGACAGCAGCCGCAACCCGGCGCCCAAGGGCCCTGCCCGCGGCGAACGCGAGAAGAAGCGCAAACCTGCCCGCGGCAAGCCAGCCTGA
- a CDS encoding OmpA family protein, producing MDDIDAGIEQSAPVWAVFGDLMSGLLGAFVLILVGVLGVQLELMSSLETEVQKRQIEEQRREALEQALAVPLAAGRVTLNNGRIGISGSVLFALNSDELQPEGRQLLKSLAPPLAAYLGVRDEMLMVSGFTDDQPVRESNRQFADNLELSAQRALTVTRALIDEGLPSSAIFAAAFGPEQPVASNADPEGRSQNRRVEMAPVPKSAKARTTGSTAPNG from the coding sequence ATGGACGATATCGACGCCGGCATCGAGCAGTCCGCGCCGGTCTGGGCCGTCTTCGGCGACCTGATGTCGGGCCTGCTGGGTGCCTTCGTGCTGATCCTGGTCGGGGTGCTCGGCGTGCAGCTCGAGCTGATGAGCAGCCTGGAAACCGAAGTGCAGAAACGCCAGATCGAAGAGCAGCGCCGCGAAGCGCTGGAACAAGCGCTGGCCGTCCCGCTGGCTGCCGGCCGGGTCACCCTCAACAACGGACGCATCGGCATCAGCGGCAGTGTGCTGTTTGCGCTGAACTCCGATGAACTGCAGCCGGAAGGACGCCAGCTGCTCAAGAGTCTCGCTCCCCCGCTTGCGGCCTACCTCGGTGTCCGCGACGAAATGCTGATGGTGAGCGGCTTCACCGACGACCAACCGGTGCGCGAGAGCAATCGCCAGTTTGCAGATAACCTCGAGCTCTCGGCCCAGCGCGCGTTGACGGTGACGCGCGCGCTGATCGACGAGGGCCTTCCGTCCTCGGCAATCTTCGCCGCGGCCTTCGGCCCGGAGCAGCCGGTTGCCTCCAACGCCGACCCCGAGGGCCGCTCACAGAACCGGCGGGTGGAGATGGCGCCGGTGCCGAAGTCGGCTAAAGCGCGCACCACAGGGAGCACCGCGCCCAATGGGTGA
- a CDS encoding DUF802 domain-containing protein — protein sequence MNRTICVAAFVVGLLAVSWVGAGYIGSSPLALTMTALIGVVYAIGALELFRFHRATTALTQALNAIPGDLSHPDEWIGRLPAALRNPVRLRIEGERAGMPGPAIAPYLVGLLVLLGMLGTFLGMVVTLNGAVIALESTTDLHTIRSALAAPVKGLGIAFGTSVAGVAASAMLGLISALCRRARLNAAQLLDTRIATVLRGFSLTHQRQETFKAMQRQAEVLPELVDKLQAMMTQMERNSSASNERLLAVQTRFHSETKGMYTDLAASVDTSLKHSLTESARLAGETIQPVVTATMDGIARETSALQERVAEAVRTQLEGISARFDTTVSTVTDTWTAALAQHERSSERFSASLQQALTAYTDTFAQRSGAMLESVEQAHTGLRSELATTTAAMAQETGALHARLAAAVETQLDGLSSRFDATVATVADTWTTALSRHEDASEKLTATMHTALEAFADTFASRSATLLASLGESASALQADLAAKDDARLAAQTRAMEAMTAALQQEWRQAGERTLAQQEQICNTLGETARDISAEAKAQATGTIDEVARLMHTAAEAPRVAAEVIGELRQELSASMARDNALLAERSRIMETLGGLLDAINHASTEQRTAIDALVGTSAAMLERVGARLTESIETESAKMGEVASQITGGAVEVASLSEAFGLAVQLFSESNDKLMTTLQRIEGSLNKSVVRSDEQLAYYVAQAREIIDLSIMSQKQIVDDLQQLSGKQPSLAGEG from the coding sequence ATGAATAGAACCATCTGCGTGGCGGCCTTTGTCGTGGGCCTGCTCGCCGTGTCCTGGGTCGGCGCCGGTTACATCGGCTCCAGTCCCCTGGCGCTGACCATGACGGCCCTGATCGGTGTTGTCTACGCGATTGGCGCCCTGGAGCTGTTTCGCTTCCATCGCGCCACGACCGCGCTGACACAGGCATTGAACGCCATACCCGGGGACCTCTCGCATCCCGATGAATGGATCGGCCGCCTGCCTGCCGCCCTGCGCAATCCGGTGCGCCTGCGCATCGAAGGCGAGCGCGCCGGCATGCCCGGCCCGGCCATCGCCCCCTATCTGGTGGGTCTGCTCGTCCTGCTGGGCATGCTCGGCACCTTTCTCGGCATGGTGGTCACCCTCAATGGCGCGGTGATCGCACTCGAAAGCACGACCGACCTGCACACCATCCGCAGCGCCCTCGCCGCGCCGGTCAAGGGGCTCGGCATCGCGTTCGGCACCTCGGTTGCCGGTGTCGCGGCGTCGGCCATGCTGGGCCTGATCTCCGCGCTGTGCCGGCGCGCGCGCCTGAACGCGGCGCAACTACTCGACACCCGAATTGCCACCGTCCTGCGCGGTTTCTCCCTCACCCACCAGCGTCAGGAAACCTTCAAGGCCATGCAACGCCAGGCCGAGGTTCTGCCTGAACTTGTAGACAAGCTGCAGGCGATGATGACGCAGATGGAGCGCAACAGCAGCGCGTCGAACGAACGTCTGCTCGCCGTGCAGACCCGCTTCCACAGCGAGACCAAGGGCATGTACACGGACCTGGCCGCATCGGTCGATACCTCGCTCAAGCACAGCCTGACCGAGAGCGCCCGGCTTGCAGGCGAGACCATCCAGCCGGTCGTCACCGCAACGATGGACGGCATCGCGCGCGAAACGAGCGCGCTGCAGGAACGCGTGGCCGAAGCGGTCAGGACGCAGCTGGAGGGCATTTCAGCGCGTTTCGACACCACGGTGAGCACCGTGACCGATACCTGGACGGCGGCACTGGCCCAGCATGAACGCAGCAGCGAGCGCTTCAGCGCCAGCCTGCAACAGGCGCTGACAGCCTATACCGACACCTTCGCCCAGCGCTCGGGCGCCATGCTCGAATCGGTGGAACAGGCCCACACCGGGCTGCGCAGCGAGCTCGCCACCACGACGGCCGCGATGGCACAGGAAACAGGCGCCCTGCACGCCCGACTGGCCGCCGCAGTCGAGACCCAGCTCGACGGACTCTCGAGCCGGTTCGACGCCACCGTGGCGACCGTGGCCGACACCTGGACGACGGCACTCTCGCGCCATGAAGACGCCAGCGAGAAGCTCACTGCAACGATGCACACCGCGCTGGAGGCCTTCGCCGACACCTTCGCCAGTCGCTCGGCCACCCTGCTCGCCTCACTCGGCGAAAGCGCCTCGGCACTGCAGGCGGATCTGGCCGCAAAAGACGATGCCCGGCTGGCAGCTCAGACGCGCGCGATGGAGGCCATGACGGCCGCGCTGCAGCAGGAATGGCGGCAGGCAGGCGAGCGGACGCTTGCCCAGCAGGAACAGATCTGCAACACCCTGGGCGAAACCGCGCGCGACATCAGCGCCGAAGCAAAAGCGCAGGCGACCGGCACCATCGATGAAGTCGCGCGCCTGATGCACACCGCGGCGGAAGCCCCGCGCGTCGCCGCCGAAGTCATCGGCGAACTGCGACAGGAACTCTCCGCCAGCATGGCGCGCGACAACGCGCTGCTGGCCGAACGCAGCCGCATCATGGAAACCCTGGGCGGCCTGCTTGACGCCATCAACCACGCCTCCACCGAACAGCGCACCGCGATCGACGCCCTGGTGGGCACGTCCGCCGCCATGCTGGAGCGCGTCGGCGCCCGGCTCACCGAAAGCATCGAGACGGAGTCCGCGAAGATGGGCGAGGTGGCCAGCCAGATCACCGGCGGTGCGGTCGAGGTCGCAAGCCTGAGCGAAGCCTTCGGGCTCGCCGTCCAGCTGTTCAGCGAATCCAACGACAAGCTGATGACGACGCTGCAGCGCATCGAGGGCTCGCTCAACAAGTCCGTGGTCCGAAGCGACGAGCAGCTTGCCTATTATGTCGCCCAGGCGCGGGAGATCATCGACCTGAGCATCATGTCGCAGAAGCAGATCGTCGACGACCTGCAACAGCTGTCCGGCAAGCAGCCCTCGCTCGCAGGAGAGGGCTGA